A single genomic interval of Bradyrhizobium japonicum USDA 6 harbors:
- a CDS encoding ABC transporter permease, whose product MRLIVAYLSFSASSYFVFPVLHYSLRNYQTYFSDPLWVRATLVSIRVALMAAAMATLLGSMLAFGLSRGGIRGRGAVVALVLSPIILPTIVVAVATYFVLVRVGLQGTELGLALGHAVHAIPYVVVIVVANLRDLNPTYERAARSLGAGPLVTFRTIIVPLVMPALIVAVFFAFLTSFDDVVYVLFLGIGRITTLPMRMWEGIRQDINPTIAAVATLQMVFAATVIITSAVLGPRKKT is encoded by the coding sequence TTGCGCCTGATTGTCGCCTACCTGTCGTTCAGCGCGTCGTCTTACTTCGTCTTTCCGGTACTGCACTACTCGCTGCGCAACTACCAGACCTATTTCTCCGATCCACTGTGGGTGCGCGCGACTTTGGTTAGCATCCGGGTTGCTTTAATGGCCGCCGCGATGGCGACGCTGCTCGGCAGCATGCTGGCATTCGGTCTGTCGCGCGGCGGCATTCGTGGTCGAGGCGCCGTCGTTGCTCTCGTTCTCTCGCCGATCATTTTACCGACCATTGTGGTAGCGGTCGCGACCTATTTCGTGCTGGTGCGAGTTGGGCTCCAAGGCACGGAGCTCGGGTTGGCACTCGGCCACGCGGTCCATGCAATTCCCTATGTCGTCGTGATCGTTGTTGCTAATTTGCGCGATCTGAACCCGACATACGAGCGCGCGGCACGCAGCCTAGGTGCGGGTCCCCTGGTCACCTTCCGGACGATCATTGTGCCGCTTGTTATGCCAGCATTGATTGTCGCGGTGTTCTTCGCCTTCCTCACTTCATTTGACGATGTCGTTTACGTGCTGTTCCTTGGCATTGGGCGGATCACGACGTTGCCCATGCGTATGTGGGAGGGGATCAGACAAGATATAAATCCAACCATCGCGGCCGTGGCCACGCTGCAGATGGTGTTTGCCGCGACTGTTATTATCACCAGCGCCGTGCTGGGCCCCAGGAAGAAAACCTGA
- a CDS encoding ABC transporter ATP-binding protein has protein sequence MLMTSKVSGTEVKTGGISLHSLQKRYGGVTAVDDVSLSISPGEFVSLLGASGSGKTTTLMMIAGFEMPDSGRVQLDDKDITRLPPHRRELGVIFQNYALFPHMTVAENVAYPLRMRRMGKAEIESRVRRVLDQVHLGALASRYPHQMSGGQQQRVAIARALVFNPPVLLLDEPLGALDRKLREHLRNEIKTLHSEVGKTMVYVTHDQDEALAMSDRVAVMHEGRIRQVSCPQDIYRKPADLFVASFVGEVNLIPAKLKSGTVHGPAGEVLPAAPWTGGDRDATLCVRPEHLRLVAGHSGGIQGRIVEKTFVGDATIYQFRSDSGLQLTSKVLNISADTMPHIGDVCVASWIENDATILTE, from the coding sequence ATGTTGATGACATCCAAGGTTAGCGGTACCGAAGTGAAGACCGGAGGCATTTCGCTACACAGCCTGCAAAAGCGCTACGGCGGCGTGACGGCCGTTGACGATGTCAGTCTTTCCATTTCACCTGGAGAGTTCGTCTCCTTGCTCGGCGCGAGCGGATCAGGAAAGACCACAACTCTGATGATGATCGCTGGATTCGAGATGCCGGATAGCGGTCGGGTGCAACTGGACGACAAGGACATTACTCGTTTGCCACCGCACCGGCGCGAACTCGGTGTGATCTTTCAGAATTATGCTCTGTTCCCGCATATGACGGTCGCCGAGAACGTTGCCTACCCCCTGCGTATGCGTCGTATGGGGAAGGCGGAGATCGAAAGCCGCGTCCGCCGAGTTCTCGATCAGGTCCACTTGGGTGCGTTGGCCTCTCGCTACCCGCACCAGATGTCCGGCGGTCAGCAGCAGAGAGTAGCGATCGCACGCGCACTCGTGTTCAACCCGCCCGTTCTTCTCCTTGACGAGCCCTTGGGCGCTCTCGACCGGAAGTTGCGCGAGCATCTCAGAAACGAGATCAAGACCCTGCATAGTGAAGTTGGCAAAACGATGGTCTACGTCACACACGATCAGGACGAGGCACTCGCCATGTCCGATCGGGTCGCGGTCATGCACGAAGGGCGGATTCGGCAGGTCTCTTGTCCGCAGGACATCTATCGCAAGCCCGCTGACTTGTTCGTGGCAAGTTTCGTCGGTGAAGTAAATCTTATCCCTGCCAAACTCAAATCCGGCACCGTTCACGGTCCTGCAGGCGAGGTGTTGCCGGCCGCGCCATGGACGGGCGGAGACAGGGATGCGACGCTTTGTGTGCGGCCCGAGCATTTGCGCCTCGTCGCCGGACACTCGGGTGGGATTCAAGGGCGCATAGTGGAAAAGACGTTCGTCGGTGACGCCACGATCTATCAATTCCGCAGCGATTCAGGACTACAGCTGACGTCGAAGGTGCTGAACATCTCTGCCGACACTATGCCCCACATCGGCGATGTCTGTGTCGCATCGTGGATTGAAAACGACGCAACGATCCTTACAGAGTGA